A single genomic interval of Antechinus flavipes isolate AdamAnt ecotype Samford, QLD, Australia chromosome 1, AdamAnt_v2, whole genome shotgun sequence harbors:
- the ELOC gene encoding elongin-C gives MDGEEKTYGGCEGPDAMYVKLISSDGHEFIVKREHALTSGTIKAMLSGPGQFAENETNEVNFREIPSHVLSKVCMYFTYKVRYTNSSTEIPEFPIAPEIALELLMAANFLDC, from the exons ATGG atggagaagagaaaacatatgGTGGGTGTGAGGGCCCAGATGCTATGTATGTGAAATTGATATCTTCCGATGGTCATGAATTTATTGTTAAAAGAGAGCATGCTTTAACATCAGGAACAATAAAAGCCATGTTAAGTGGCCCAG gtCAGTTTGCTGAAAACGAAACCAATGAGGTTAATTTTAGAGAAATTCCATCACATGTGCTATCAAAAGTATGCATGTATTTTACCTACAAGGTTCGCTACACTAACAGCTCCACAGAGATTCCTGAATTTCCAATTGCACCTGAAATTGCACTGGAATTGCTGATGGCTGCGAACTTCCTagattgttaa